Sequence from the Bacillus thuringiensis genome:
CTTCTTCGCGAACAGAATATAGCTCTTTATCAAAACGTTCTTGATTTAGTTTGATAACTTCATTTCCAAGTCCGACGATAAAAGGATTGGATCGATAATTTGTATTCAGTGCGATAATCGTAGTGTTATCAAATTCTTTTGGAAAAGATAAAATAATTTGGTGACTTGCTCCTCGCCAGCCGTATATCGCCTGGTCGTCATCACCTGCGATAAATAAATTATTTCTTGGCGTGGCTAACAATTTTACAATTTCATATTGTGCATACGATGTATCTTGGAACTCATCTACTTCAATATAGTGGAAACGTTGTTGTAATTGGGTAAGCAAGGGAGCATTATTTTCTAACATATAATATGTTTCTAATAAGATGTCATCGAAATCAATATAATTATATCGTTGTTTCACTTCTTCAAAACGCTCGTATACTTCTTTAAATTCTTGTTCAACGGGTGTTTTTGCTTTTACATCTTTCGGACGATTCAATTTGTTTTTCTCAAGTGAAATCATCGCGAGCATCGTTTCAGCATCATAATCGTCTTTTAAGCGTAACTCTTTTAAAATTTTCTTTATCATAATTTGCTTATGTTTTTCGTTTGCTAAAATTTGCTGATTATATCCTTGACTACGAAGCAATTTTAAAAAGACAGAGTGGAACGTACCAGCAACAACGTAGCTACTTGCCGCATGATTCATACCCGGTAAATTTGCTACACGATTTCGGATTTCTTCAGCCGCTTTTTGTGTAAATGTAAGCAATAAAATATTTCGCGGATGAACTTGTTTTACATTTACTAAATAACCTACGCGGGTTGTTAAAACAGATGTTTTTCCGCTTCCGGCACCAGCCAATGTAAGAACAGGACCTTCTGTCGTTCGTACGGCCTCTAACTGTTTCTCGTTTAAAAATACATTTTGCTGTTCGAGAGCGCGGAAATACGCCGCATCTGCATCTTCTTCCATAATTAAATGGGTAGATGTTTTCGGAATATGATATGTTGCACGTGGAATATCAGCGTGCGTTAATGATTTTTGTGAAAATTTTTCTTGTGTCATATATTCACCTTCAAAACTATAGCATCAACATTTAACTTTAGCGGAAGAAAAAGAAAATAGCAATGTAAAAAACAGGAGGGGATACCTCCTGTTTTCAAATTACAATTCTTTTATCATAACGATATGAGGAATATTTGCTTCCATAAATACATCAGAATGCGTTACATATCCAAGTTTCTTATAGAAATCTTCAGCATGTGTTTGGGCATGCAACTTTAATTTTGGTAGCGAGTGTTCCTTTGCATATGTTTCAAGTGCATCCATAACAATTTTTCCAATGCCTTTTTTACGATGGGAAGCTAGTACACAAATGCGCTCCATTTTTCCAATGCCATCAATGGTGCGAAAACGTCCAGCACCAACTGGAACATCATTGTCATATATAACGACGTGTATGGAAGTTTCTTCAAACTCATCGTACTCTTCTTCAGCAGAGACACGTTGTTCATTTACAAACACTTGTTTACGTACAGAGAAGGCATCTCTTAGTTGTTCATCCGTTTGTACAATCTGTGCGTGCAAATTAGTTGTTCCCCTTTCCAAGGTGGAATGTTTCGTGTACAGTCCATGTTCCATTTTCTAATTGATATAGAAGATGGAAACGATCAATTGGTTGTTCATAATAGAAATCTTTCATACGTAATCGGCCCAACACATCAGCATGCTCTGCGTCTGATAAGCCTTGTCCAATTGTTAAATGAGGTACGAAAGCATATTCGCGTTCTTGCGTGAATAACCCGCTATGCATTTCTTCATTTAAGAAAGTAAGTTCAGGTGTTTTTTCTACTTTAAAGTAAAGGACGTTATTAACAGGTGCGAATGAACCAACTTTCCCAACATGAAGGGTGAAAGGGTTCGTTTTACTTGCGATTGTATGTAACTCGTTTACAATCGATTCTAGTTGATCATCTTGCGTCTCAAAGGGTGTTTTCAATGTAATATGTGGCGGAACTAATGCGTAGTGCGGATCATAACGTTTACGCAATCCGTTCGCTTTATCTTGAATCATTTTAGATGGAAAAATTACAATGCCTAATTTCATGTTCCAATTCCTCCCTTTGTAAGTCTAGTTAGATTTTGAGAAAATAACTCTCTTAATCTATTATATCAAATTATTCTGAATACTGCTCTCTATTATTTCATTGATAGCATATGAGAGAAAGCTTTCGGTAAATCAGTTTGCCAATATTTCCACGTATGATTACCTTCAAATTCCTCGTAATGCGTGATGAAATTTCTATCTGTCAGAAGTGTATTGAGCTCACGGTTCGGCCCTACGAAATCAGATACTTGCCCATCAGTGCGCTTTACAGCTGTTTCTTCTGTCCCAATGACGTGATAAAGCTCCAGTGCCTCCGGAGTTTTGAAGTCTTTTGCTAAGTTCATCACTGTTTCGTCCACAAATGGTGATTGCATAACGACTTTACCGAATGTATGCGGATACATAAGTGCGGTCATAAAGGAAACTGTTCCGCCAAGAGAATCACCAATTAACACACGACCTTTTCCCATTTGGTACGTTGGATAATTTTCATCGATATACGGTGCAAGTTCATGAGCAAGGAAACGAATATACGCAGCGTTTTTTACTTCATTTGGGAAATATTTTTCTTTACGATCGTGTACATTTTTATATGGAATACCGACAATAATTGTACGGTCAATTTCTTCAGTTTCACGAAGGCGCTCAATTACACGGTGTGCTTTCCCAAGCTGAAAATAATCTCTGCCATCTTGTGCAATTACAACTGTATGTTTGTGCAGCGGTGTGTAATTTACCGGTAAGTAAACGAGAAGTGTAACATCTTCTTGAAGTGATGCACTATAAAATGAAATCTCTTCAATTCTCCCAATTGTTTGATTCATGTAGATCCCCCTAAATAAAATTTACTGTAATGATTGTAAGAGCGACGCTTGTAGTGAAAAAGAAAGAAATATTCACTAATAGGTGCTTTCGTTTCTATTTTACCATAATGGTACGAAGAATCTAAAAAATTAGTATTTAAGTTAGGGAAGAAAACGGATATAATGAAGTGGGATTTTTGACAGGTGAGAGGGGAGACGGAATTTGAAACAAGAAAAGTCAATCGCACTACCATTAGCAATTTCCATTATAGCCATTTCATTCGCAGCAGTTTTTGTAAAGATGTCCTCAGCACCATCTTCCATATTAAGTATGTATCGATTATGGATTATCGTACTTATTATGCT
This genomic interval carries:
- a CDS encoding ATP-dependent helicase, translating into MTQEKFSQKSLTHADIPRATYHIPKTSTHLIMEEDADAAYFRALEQQNVFLNEKQLEAVRTTEGPVLTLAGAGSGKTSVLTTRVGYLVNVKQVHPRNILLLTFTQKAAEEIRNRVANLPGMNHAASSYVVAGTFHSVFLKLLRSQGYNQQILANEKHKQIMIKKILKELRLKDDYDAETMLAMISLEKNKLNRPKDVKAKTPVEQEFKEVYERFEEVKQRYNYIDFDDILLETYYMLENNAPLLTQLQQRFHYIEVDEFQDTSYAQYEIVKLLATPRNNLFIAGDDDQAIYGWRGASHQIILSFPKEFDNTTIIALNTNYRSNPFIVGLGNEVIKLNQERFDKELYSVREEGVQPFYARPATTLDEANQILQLIQEKIASGERNYKDFCLLYRTHSVSRSLLDQLTIHKIPFIKHGASQSFYEHSLIKPVLDHLRLVIEPFRLESLSNILPTMYIGRDDCISFIEREQWKYGEGRFPSLLHFLLLNPSLKPFQVKKVNERIDFIKFIKELEPKKALKEIIHGKGKYLEYLQSNDRSSFTMHKDIQEEMLEELMESANRFTDIPAYLQFIGEAIQGQKEMEALKTMPQKDAVSLMSIHNAKGLEFPCVFLLGASDGILPHTSSLKDANDRVTETSEALEEERRLLYVAITRAKEELYISSPQFFRGKKLDISRFLYTMRKDLPEKTSTK
- a CDS encoding GNAT family N-acetyltransferase; translation: MHAQIVQTDEQLRDAFSVRKQVFVNEQRVSAEEEYDEFEETSIHVVIYDNDVPVGAGRFRTIDGIGKMERICVLASHRKKGIGKIVMDALETYAKEHSLPKLKLHAQTHAEDFYKKLGYVTHSDVFMEANIPHIVMIKEL
- a CDS encoding YjcG family protein, with protein sequence MKLGIVIFPSKMIQDKANGLRKRYDPHYALVPPHITLKTPFETQDDQLESIVNELHTIASKTNPFTLHVGKVGSFAPVNNVLYFKVEKTPELTFLNEEMHSGLFTQEREYAFVPHLTIGQGLSDAEHADVLGRLRMKDFYYEQPIDRFHLLYQLENGTWTVHETFHLGKGNN
- a CDS encoding alpha/beta hydrolase, translated to MNQTIGRIEEISFYSASLQEDVTLLVYLPVNYTPLHKHTVVIAQDGRDYFQLGKAHRVIERLRETEEIDRTIIVGIPYKNVHDRKEKYFPNEVKNAAYIRFLAHELAPYIDENYPTYQMGKGRVLIGDSLGGTVSFMTALMYPHTFGKVVMQSPFVDETVMNLAKDFKTPEALELYHVIGTEETAVKRTDGQVSDFVGPNRELNTLLTDRNFITHYEEFEGNHTWKYWQTDLPKAFSHMLSMK